Genomic DNA from Gimesia aquarii:
TGCCTTAACGATTCAAAATAGGTTTGACTTGATGAACCATTGGAGGCAAGCAGCAATCCTAATCCGCTTGATACCCACATTGGTACGTCCCCTGCCCCTCGTTGAATCGCTGCATTGGTGAGTCCCGCAATAACATTAGTTTGTAAATCAGGAGCATCCGCAGAAGCTTCATCGCCTACGTCCTGCAGTACCAGATAGGCATCCAGATAAATTGGGGTTACTTTAGAGTGCCAGGTCACTGTTCTATCAATACGACGGTCTTCAATCGTCTGGTTAAATTCCGAATAGCCAAAACGATCTTTATACACAAAGACTGCCAGCTTCCCTTTCCAGAGTGGCTTCTGCTTATCGTTGAACATTTTTCTTAAGGCATCGGCCTGTGTTTCAGCCCATGCACTAATCTGCTTTAGTCGATCTGCACTGACGTTTCCATAAAAAATGAACTCATCGGTTTCTAATATTTCTGCTTTCTCTTTTGTAAGAGCACGCTTCCAAAGTGACTCAGCATTTTCACGTCGTAGATCGGCAAATTTTTCAGGCGAAAGTGTCGCTAATTCTGCCCTGCGCTTTTCATCTTCTGTCGGCACCATCGCTCGCAGTGCAGCCTTCGCATCTTTTCCGTCAAACCTGGCCCCTTCAGCAATCCAGGTTTTGAGATCTTGCGCATTTTTTCGTTTGAGCAATGCCTGCCCTTGTGGCATTTTAATTGGATCCTGTAAACCAACCAGATGCCAGAGGCGACTCTCATCTGGCTTACCAGGAACGATGACAGAACCACTTTCACCTCCACGTAGGATATCTTCAAATGTCACAACCGAAAATTCGCTCGCGGGATTATTACCACTATGACAACGCAAACAAAAATCCAACATCCAGGGTGCTACATCTTCCATAAAAGAAACTTTTTCGTTACCAGTCGCCATAACAACCTTGACTGGTTCTTTCTTTTTCTTCGTAGACGCCCCGATAGGATCGGTCTCTTTTTGTCCGTCAAAGCGTGCGCCTTCAGCAATCCAGCGTCCAATCAATTGAATCTGATTCAGCGCCAAGGGTGCTCCGTTCCGGGGCATACGTTGATTCCCGGTAGCAGTCAATTTGCGAATGATTAAACTGTTATTGGGATTACCGGGAATCAGCAAGACACCATTACGTCCTCCCTGCTTCATGCCGGCAAACGTATCCAGTTTCAGATTGGAACTAGCACGCTGAGCACCATGACAGTTCACACACCTTTCATTCAAGATAGGAGCAATCTGAGTCTCAAAGCTGATTCCCTGATTTCCTGCCACTTTTTTTCCGCCTCCCATCCCCTTCTCCAGAAGTTTGCGGCGCAATGCGATCAGTTTTTTAGTACTCACAAGAATCGGGTCTGTTTCGGCGAGCATGGCATCTGCGGCAAGTTGCTCCAATTTCTTTTCTTCCGCATCTGTCGCTTCTTTGGCTTCTTCATACTTTTTCTGTCGAATCAACGAAGAAACCTTACCCAGGTTCTTTTTAATTGATGCCAATTCTCTTCTCTGCGCAGATGTGAGCTTCGCGGCCTCTACACTCCCCGCTATTACCCCCAAACACAATAGCAAGACAAAGAGAATTCGTAATACGTTGACAGACTTAAATGACATAACTTGCCTCATCGCTTGCTTCTTGATTGATTACTTTAAAAAATAGCCCCCTGCCCCGCCCTATCACTACTTATTTTATTCAACTATAGGGTTTGAAAGCCGGGTGGAAAAACTACTTCTGGGGTCAGCTTAAAACTTAACAGATGCTTACTTGTAGCCATCCAGTATAATCAGCCCCGGGATCAGAAAAAAGATCTGAACACATCGAAACAGAAATCTAAACAGAGTGTACAATGCTTCCTTTTAACTCAACCTCCCCTATCTAGTCCCCGTTCGCCACTTTTTGACAATTGCCAGTAAGAAACCTCAGATTTTTCTGATGATGTTCCGAGACAAGCCTATCTCAGATTGTCTATAATAGAGGCAGCATAAGTACTTTTTCAATCACTTCTTGCAGAACCTCCGCTTTAAATTATGTCTCTGACAGCAGAATTATCACAAAAATCTGAGCACCTCCAACAAATTTTGTCGACAATGGATCGCATTGTTGTCGCCTTTTCTGCAGGCGTTGACAGTACAGTGGTCGCTCAGGGGGCTTTTTTAGCCCGTGGCGATCATGCATTAGCAGCCACTGCAGTCAGCCCGAGTCTGGCTCTGGGAGAAAAAGAAGAAGCGATCCGACTGGCAAAACTGATTGGCATCGAACACCGTCTGATTTCCACTTCGGAGTTTTCTATATCTGACTACCGAGCCAATGCCCCCAACCGTTGCTTTTTCTGCAAAACAGAACTGTATCAACTACTCACCCGTTCTGTAGCATGTAATGAATGGGAAACGGCAACACTTGTTAACGGTGCTAACCTTGATGATCAAGGGGACCACCGTCCGGGAATGCAAGCCGCTATGGACTTTCAAGTTCGCAGTCCTCTGATTGAAGCAGGTTTTACAAAGGTGGATGTCAGAAACTTAGCTCGTCACTGGGAACTCCCCATCTGGAATAAACCAGCACACCCCTGCCTTTCCAGCCGCATTGCTTATGGCGTGGAAGTGACAGAGGAACGCGTACAAAGAATCGACCAGGGAGAACAATATCTTCGTCGGCAATTTCAGATTGACGAACTACGTGTTCGTCTGGAGCCGAATGAATTGGCGCGCATTGAAGTTCCACTTCACCAAATACAAAAATTGACCACGCCCACAGCAGTCGAAGAGATTACACAGGAGTTTTTAGCATTAGGTTTTCACAATGTAACACTTGACTTGCAGGGATTTCGATCCGGTAGTCTCAATAGTTTTCTCTCCATTAATGACCTCCATATAGCCGCTCAAAAAAAATGAGTCTCTGAAGGGATTGCATCTTGGTCCCTCTCAGAACAGAATAAACCAAAGAAAATACAGCAATCATTTGATAAGGAATACCAACTGTGGATCCACATAGCGATACTTACATTGATCTTCGCAGTGATACCAAAACAAAACCGACACCCGAAATGCTGGAAGCGATGATGACCGCCGAGATAGGCGATGACATGAACGGTGAAGATCCGACCGTGAATCGTCTGGAATCGATGGTCTGTGAAATGCTGGGAATGGAAGCAGCTGTCTTTGCCTGCTCGGGTACACAGTCCAATCAAATGGGGCTCAGGTCACATTGTCTTCCAGGCGATGAATTGCTGATTCATGAACTGGGACACATCGCCATCTTTGAAGGAGGTGCACCTGCAGTTCTAAGTGGTATTAGTTGTCGTACACTGAGTGGCGAAAAGGGTATGTTGACTGTAGATACTTTGCAGGGGAAAATTCGCGCCGATGACCAGCACTTGTGTCGAACCCGGCTCCTCTGTGTG
This window encodes:
- a CDS encoding c-type cytochrome domain-containing protein; the encoded protein is MSFKSVNVLRILFVLLLCLGVIAGSVEAAKLTSAQRRELASIKKNLGKVSSLIRQKKYEEAKEATDAEEKKLEQLAADAMLAETDPILVSTKKLIALRRKLLEKGMGGGKKVAGNQGISFETQIAPILNERCVNCHGAQRASSNLKLDTFAGMKQGGRNGVLLIPGNPNNSLIIRKLTATGNQRMPRNGAPLALNQIQLIGRWIAEGARFDGQKETDPIGASTKKKKEPVKVVMATGNEKVSFMEDVAPWMLDFCLRCHSGNNPASEFSVVTFEDILRGGESGSVIVPGKPDESRLWHLVGLQDPIKMPQGQALLKRKNAQDLKTWIAEGARFDGKDAKAALRAMVPTEDEKRRAELATLSPEKFADLRRENAESLWKRALTKEKAEILETDEFIFYGNVSADRLKQISAWAETQADALRKMFNDKQKPLWKGKLAVFVYKDRFGYSEFNQTIEDRRIDRTVTWHSKVTPIYLDAYLVLQDVGDEASADAPDLQTNVIAGLTNAAIQRGAGDVPMWVSSGLGLLLASNGSSSQTYFESLRQQALEAAPKVTRPEQLFAEGTFSPAETSAVGFTLVEFLIKSGGLPKMALLLRELKSGTAVPAALTKVYGSNLRTLAATYARTLRPGRVKK
- the larE gene encoding ATP-dependent sacrificial sulfur transferase LarE, with the protein product MSLTAELSQKSEHLQQILSTMDRIVVAFSAGVDSTVVAQGAFLARGDHALAATAVSPSLALGEKEEAIRLAKLIGIEHRLISTSEFSISDYRANAPNRCFFCKTELYQLLTRSVACNEWETATLVNGANLDDQGDHRPGMQAAMDFQVRSPLIEAGFTKVDVRNLARHWELPIWNKPAHPCLSSRIAYGVEVTEERVQRIDQGEQYLRRQFQIDELRVRLEPNELARIEVPLHQIQKLTTPTAVEEITQEFLALGFHNVTLDLQGFRSGSLNSFLSINDLHIAAQKK